The Bacteroides acidifaciens genome includes a region encoding these proteins:
- the def gene encoding peptide deformylase codes for MILPIYVYGQPVLRKVAEDITPDYPNLKELIANMFETMVNADGVGLAAPQIGLPIRVVTITLDPLSEDYPEFKDFNKAYINPHILEIGGEEVGMEEGCLSLPGIHETVKRGDKIRVKYMDENFVEHEEEVEGYLARVMQHEFDHLDGKMFIDHISPLRKQMIRGKLNTMLKGKARSSYKMKQVK; via the coding sequence ATGATTTTACCTATTTATGTATATGGACAGCCTGTTCTGAGAAAGGTGGCAGAGGATATAACACCGGATTATCCGAATTTAAAAGAGTTGATAGCGAATATGTTTGAAACGATGGTGAACGCGGACGGTGTAGGACTAGCTGCTCCACAGATTGGCTTGCCTATTCGTGTTGTCACAATCACTCTGGATCCGCTTTCGGAAGATTATCCTGAATTTAAAGATTTTAATAAGGCTTATATTAATCCTCATATCCTGGAAATAGGTGGTGAGGAAGTGGGCATGGAAGAGGGTTGCCTGAGTCTTCCCGGTATTCATGAAACAGTGAAGAGAGGAGATAAAATCCGTGTGAAATATATGGACGAGAATTTTGTAGAGCATGAAGAGGAAGTAGAAGGCTACTTGGCTCGTGTCATGCAGCATGAATTTGACCATTTGGACGGTAAAATGTTCATTGACCATATTTCCCCACTTCGTAAGCAGATGATCAGAGGGAAGCTGAATACAATGTTGAAGGGAAAAGCGCGCAGCTCTTATAAGATGAAACAGGTGAAATAA
- the ruvX gene encoding Holliday junction resolvase RuvX — MSRIVAIDYGRKRTGIAVSDTMQLIANGLTTVPTHELLNFIGDYVAQEPVERIIIGLPKQMNNEVSENMKNIEPFVRSLKKRFPEIPVEYVDERFTSVLAHRTMLEAGLKKKDRQNKALVDEISATIILQTYLESKRFI; from the coding sequence ATGAGCAGAATTGTAGCAATAGATTATGGGAGAAAGCGTACAGGGATAGCTGTTAGCGATACTATGCAGCTGATTGCAAATGGCTTGACAACAGTGCCTACGCATGAACTTCTGAACTTTATCGGTGATTACGTAGCGCAAGAACCGGTAGAGCGAATTATTATCGGATTGCCTAAGCAAATGAATAATGAGGTTTCGGAGAATATGAAAAATATAGAACCTTTTGTTCGTTCGCTGAAGAAGCGTTTTCCGGAGATTCCTGTTGAGTATGTGGACGAGCGTTTTACGTCTGTTTTAGCGCATCGTACAATGTTGGAAGCGGGGTTGAAAAAAAAGGATCGCCAGAACAAAGCGCTGGTAGATGAGATAAGCGCTACGATTATTTTACAAACATATTTGGAGAGTAAACGTTTTATTTAG